A section of the Pimelobacter simplex genome encodes:
- a CDS encoding sugar O-acetyltransferase, with protein sequence MTGPDDDSRSMRERMLAGDLYLADDPDLVEAYLRAQDLTTAYNATTARERDRRHDLLGELLGAVGEDTGIRPPLHVDYGSQVTIGARSFVNFGLVALDVAPIVIGDDVQIGPNVQLLTPLHPLEAGPRRDKWESARPIEIGDNVWLGGGVIVCPGVTIGPNTVVGAGSVVTRDLPAGVLAVGNPARVVRELPA encoded by the coding sequence ATGACCGGCCCGGACGACGACAGCCGCAGCATGCGCGAGCGGATGCTCGCCGGCGACCTCTACCTGGCCGACGACCCCGACCTCGTCGAGGCCTACCTCCGGGCCCAGGACCTCACGACGGCCTACAACGCGACGACGGCCCGCGAGCGCGACCGGCGCCACGATCTCCTCGGCGAGCTGCTCGGCGCCGTGGGCGAGGACACCGGCATCCGGCCGCCGCTCCACGTCGACTACGGGAGCCAGGTGACGATCGGGGCGCGCTCGTTCGTGAACTTCGGCCTGGTGGCGCTCGACGTCGCCCCCATCGTGATCGGGGACGACGTCCAGATCGGCCCGAACGTCCAGCTCCTGACGCCGCTGCACCCGCTCGAGGCCGGTCCCCGGCGCGACAAGTGGGAGTCGGCCCGGCCTATCGAGATCGGCGACAACGTCTGGCTCGGCGGCGGCGTGATCGTCTGCCCCGGCGTCACCATCGGTCCGAACACCGTGGTCGGTGCCGGCTCCGTCGTCACCCGCGACCTGCCTGCGGGCGTGCTGGCGGTGGGCAACCCGGCGCGTGTGGTGCGGGAGCTTCCGGCGTGA
- a CDS encoding patatin-like phospholipase family protein — protein MSTLIVPLATVLRERLRTGSRPGQRDDGHRVALAIEGGGSRAAYSAGMALAIDEAGLTDAFDHVYGTSGGALNGAWLLTGEGRKWLRSWAWPEVAAAKVTDPRRMLRGRPVIDLARLVHHVYESITPMDFDAIVANPIGFHPIATDAATGVAADLAPYVTDRLSAQTALRASSCIPLLAGPPVRVGDRRYVDGGLSEGVPFRTALAQGASHVLVLRTRRADQRAVPPSRVERALLAPYFLRHGRAAGAAHVGRHRTYADDDRRLAAGTRADVPTLVEVRPALGSPDVTRLSGDLKSIDAAIDHGRAVMQAFLDG, from the coding sequence GTGAGCACCCTGATCGTGCCGCTGGCCACGGTGCTGCGCGAGCGGCTGCGCACCGGCAGCCGGCCGGGGCAGCGCGACGACGGGCACCGCGTGGCGCTGGCGATCGAGGGCGGCGGCAGCCGGGCGGCGTACTCGGCGGGGATGGCGCTGGCCATCGACGAGGCCGGCCTGACCGACGCCTTCGACCACGTCTACGGCACGTCCGGCGGGGCGCTCAACGGTGCCTGGCTGCTCACCGGCGAGGGCCGCAAGTGGCTGCGCAGCTGGGCCTGGCCCGAGGTCGCGGCGGCCAAGGTGACCGACCCGCGGCGGATGCTGCGCGGCCGCCCGGTCATCGACCTCGCCCGCCTGGTGCACCACGTCTACGAGTCGATCACCCCGATGGACTTCGACGCGATCGTCGCCAACCCCATCGGCTTCCACCCGATCGCGACCGACGCGGCGACCGGCGTGGCGGCCGACCTCGCGCCCTACGTCACCGACCGGCTCAGCGCCCAGACCGCGCTGCGGGCGAGCTCGTGCATCCCCCTCCTGGCCGGCCCTCCGGTCCGGGTCGGCGACCGGCGCTACGTCGACGGCGGTCTCTCCGAGGGCGTGCCCTTCCGCACGGCGCTCGCCCAGGGCGCCAGCCACGTGCTGGTCCTGCGGACCCGGCGCGCCGACCAGCGCGCCGTACCGCCCTCGCGCGTCGAGCGGGCGCTGCTCGCGCCCTACTTCCTGCGGCACGGACGGGCCGCGGGTGCGGCGCACGTCGGGCGCCACCGGACCTACGCCGACGACGACCGGCGGCTCGCGGCGGGGACCCGGGCCGACGTACCGACGCTCGTCGAGGTGCGACCAGCGCTCGGATCGCCCGACGTGACGCGGCTCAGCGGCGACCTCAAGAGCATCGACGCCGCCATCGACCACGGACGCGCGGTGATGCAGGCCTTCCTCGATGGCTGA
- a CDS encoding TetR/AcrR family transcriptional regulator has product MAEPGPGAQRRPRNRKELIVAAAARQFARRGYPDAFVADIAAEIGITASALYRHFGGKAALLVAAIELEIAQLAEAYDAPPELSALLDHAAHHLLRPGRPHALWDRNARFLDPARRDELAARYGTSLKPLRSALATARPDLGRADVVALSVAVHAVLDSGRAYERATVEEPRAGQLMVAAAAAVAEVPWLPQADPVVPPPALPPPPPGASGGLQPASRREAALAAAVRLFAERGYEVVGMDDIGAAAGISGPTLYHHFPGKSAILVEVITRCLDALYFDLAAVLAGTDDAATALDRTLASFVRINLAQGDALSPLFTEIGNVRPEERAPIRRAQQDYVNEWAVLLTAVRDDLTAADAQALVRSAQIAVNTLRRYLPVGPADQWILLCRVGRAVLGLPDDSVGPMS; this is encoded by the coding sequence ATGGCTGAGCCCGGTCCGGGCGCGCAGCGCCGGCCCCGCAACCGCAAGGAGCTCATCGTCGCCGCGGCGGCCCGGCAGTTCGCCCGCCGGGGCTATCCCGACGCCTTCGTCGCCGACATCGCGGCCGAGATCGGCATCACCGCCTCGGCGCTCTACCGCCACTTCGGGGGCAAGGCCGCGCTGCTCGTCGCCGCCATCGAGCTCGAGATCGCCCAGCTCGCCGAGGCGTACGACGCCCCGCCGGAGCTCTCCGCGCTGCTCGACCACGCGGCCCACCACCTGCTGCGCCCCGGCCGCCCGCACGCGCTGTGGGATCGCAACGCCCGCTTCCTCGACCCGGCCCGGCGTGACGAGCTCGCCGCCCGCTACGGCACGTCGCTCAAGCCGCTGCGCAGCGCGCTCGCCACGGCTCGGCCCGACCTGGGCCGGGCGGACGTCGTCGCGCTGTCGGTCGCGGTGCACGCCGTCCTCGACAGCGGGCGGGCCTACGAGCGGGCGACCGTCGAGGAGCCGCGCGCGGGTCAGCTCATGGTGGCCGCGGCTGCCGCGGTGGCCGAGGTGCCCTGGCTGCCGCAGGCCGATCCGGTGGTCCCGCCGCCAGCGCTGCCGCCACCGCCTCCCGGCGCCTCGGGCGGGCTCCAGCCGGCGTCCCGGCGCGAGGCCGCGCTCGCGGCCGCCGTACGGCTGTTCGCCGAGCGGGGCTACGAGGTCGTCGGCATGGACGACATCGGCGCCGCCGCGGGGATCTCCGGGCCGACGCTCTACCACCACTTCCCGGGCAAGTCGGCGATCCTCGTCGAGGTCATCACGCGCTGCCTCGACGCGCTCTACTTCGACCTCGCCGCGGTGCTGGCCGGGACCGACGACGCCGCCACGGCGCTCGACCGGACGCTGGCGTCGTTCGTCCGGATCAACCTCGCCCAGGGCGACGCGCTGTCCCCGCTGTTCACCGAGATCGGCAACGTGCGGCCCGAGGAGCGGGCGCCGATCCGGCGGGCCCAGCAGGACTACGTCAACGAGTGGGCGGTGCTGCTCACCGCCGTTCGTGACGACCTCACCGCGGCCGACGCGCAGGCACTGGTGCGTTCGGCGCAGATTGCGGTCAACACCCTGCGGCGCTACCTGCCGGTCGGACCGGCCGATCAGTGGATCCTGCTGTGCCGGGTCGGTCGCGCGGTGCTCGGGCTGCCCGACGATTCCGTCGGGCCCATGTCCTAG
- the recC gene encoding exodeoxyribonuclease V subunit gamma gives MTLHLHRAARTDLLADELGGLLATPLDDPFASEVVVVPARGVERWLTQRLSHRLGTGARGGDGVCAGVRFLQPASLVGLLLGRERDDPWHPDRLVWPLLATIDDVLGEPWCATLATHLGHGLDGEEGELRRSRRWSVARRLAERLTSYAVQRPALVRDWREGRDTDGTGEQLADDLRWEAELWRRLLARMAAAGHSEAPDQRHERVCATLRAGGADGLDLPGRLSLFGHTRLPATEVDLLVALAAHRDVHLWLSQPSAALWDAVTAAGVPVGPRDTCGSAELAEHPLLASLGRDSRELATVLGARVRAGEADDAGTAPDPVPPADLLGWFQSDLRANQAPDEATRAGRVLAVDDRSVQVHACHGPARQIEVLRELLVGLLEDDPTLEPRDIVVMCPDIETYAPLFSAGFGLGDLIGDERTDDALHPAHRLRVRLADRAASSTNPLLGVAVALVELAGGRATASQVLDLLSRPVCRRRFGFGDDDLARMTRWVAEAGIRWGVDAGHRASYAMEGFEHNTWRAGLDRLLLGVAMSDDDHRHVGRGLPVDDIASGEIELVGRLSEAVARLAGCLDALGRAEAADAWFAAIADGVRDLCEVDADDAWQLPQFERELARARASADESDPGVPLRLADVRALLQARLAGRPTRANFRTGMLTVSTLVPMRSVPHRVVCLVGLDDGVFPRTSGVDGDDVLARRPLVGERDLRGEDRQLLLDAVLAAGERLIITYTGAAEHTGQERPPAVPLGELVDALDRTAATPARPVVVVRHPLQAFDPRNHTAGALVGAGAFSFDRASLAGARAAVRERTAPPPFLADPLPPAPASAGDVTLADLVGFVHRPARTFLRRRLDVATPFEPDQVADAIPVALNGLEVWQIGDRLLREVLAADDPAATATAVMTAEQLRGSLPPFDLGRAALTDVVKECQELFARSAALRAGTPRTVDVDVDLGGGRRLTGTVPRVHGNQVVSLSYSRLKPKQRLASWLDVLALTATHPDENWTGHAVARAKAGPQRALVGPLDHRATEWLHALVALYDEGLTRPLPMPLDTAYAWADAHAKELRGMDADPVEAAARAWVTDPFNQWGIKGEDDDPAHRRVYGHSAPVTALVDAGLASYAWTVWEPLLAGAEKVGHL, from the coding sequence ATGACCCTGCACCTCCACCGCGCCGCGCGGACCGACCTGCTCGCCGACGAGCTCGGCGGGCTGCTCGCGACGCCGCTGGACGACCCGTTCGCCAGCGAGGTCGTCGTGGTGCCGGCGCGGGGGGTCGAGCGGTGGCTCACCCAGCGGCTCTCGCACCGGCTCGGCACGGGCGCGCGTGGGGGCGACGGGGTGTGCGCGGGGGTGCGCTTCCTCCAGCCGGCCTCGCTGGTCGGGCTGCTGCTGGGGCGTGAGCGGGACGACCCGTGGCACCCGGACCGGCTGGTCTGGCCGCTGCTGGCGACGATCGACGACGTGCTCGGTGAGCCGTGGTGCGCGACGCTGGCGACCCACCTCGGGCACGGGCTCGACGGCGAGGAGGGCGAGCTGCGGCGCAGTCGCCGGTGGTCGGTCGCGCGGCGGCTGGCCGAGCGCCTCACGTCGTACGCCGTCCAGCGCCCGGCGCTCGTGCGCGACTGGCGCGAGGGGCGCGACACCGATGGCACCGGCGAACAGCTGGCCGACGACCTGCGCTGGGAGGCCGAGCTGTGGCGCCGGCTGCTCGCGCGGATGGCCGCGGCCGGGCACTCCGAGGCGCCCGACCAGCGCCACGAGCGGGTGTGCGCGACGCTGCGCGCGGGTGGGGCCGACGGCCTCGACCTGCCGGGGCGGCTCTCGCTGTTCGGGCACACCCGGCTGCCGGCGACCGAGGTCGACCTGCTGGTCGCGCTCGCGGCCCACCGCGACGTCCACCTCTGGCTGTCCCAGCCGTCCGCGGCGCTCTGGGACGCGGTGACCGCGGCCGGCGTCCCGGTCGGCCCGCGCGACACCTGCGGCTCCGCCGAGCTGGCCGAGCACCCGTTGCTCGCCTCGCTGGGGCGCGACTCCCGCGAGCTGGCCACCGTCCTCGGGGCTCGGGTGCGCGCCGGTGAGGCCGACGACGCCGGTACGGCGCCCGACCCGGTGCCGCCCGCCGACCTGCTCGGCTGGTTCCAGTCCGACCTGCGCGCCAACCAGGCGCCCGACGAGGCCACCCGCGCCGGGCGGGTGCTGGCCGTGGACGACCGGTCGGTCCAGGTCCACGCCTGCCATGGTCCGGCCCGCCAGATCGAGGTGCTGCGCGAGCTGCTCGTCGGTCTGCTCGAGGACGACCCGACGCTCGAGCCGCGCGACATCGTCGTGATGTGCCCCGACATCGAGACCTACGCACCGCTCTTCTCGGCCGGCTTCGGCCTCGGGGACCTGATCGGTGACGAGCGCACCGACGACGCGCTCCATCCCGCGCACCGGCTGCGGGTCCGGCTCGCCGACCGTGCCGCGAGCAGCACCAACCCGCTGCTGGGCGTGGCGGTCGCGCTCGTCGAGCTGGCCGGTGGCCGGGCGACCGCGTCCCAGGTGCTCGACCTGCTGTCCCGGCCGGTGTGCCGGCGGCGGTTCGGGTTCGGCGACGACGATCTGGCCCGGATGACCCGCTGGGTCGCCGAGGCCGGGATCCGCTGGGGCGTCGACGCCGGACACCGCGCGTCCTACGCGATGGAGGGTTTCGAGCACAACACCTGGCGTGCCGGCCTCGACCGGCTCCTGCTCGGTGTCGCGATGAGCGACGACGACCACCGCCACGTCGGGCGCGGGCTGCCCGTCGACGACATCGCCAGCGGCGAGATCGAGCTCGTCGGCCGGCTCAGCGAGGCCGTCGCCCGGCTGGCCGGCTGCCTCGACGCGCTCGGCCGGGCCGAGGCGGCCGACGCGTGGTTCGCCGCGATCGCCGACGGCGTGCGCGACCTGTGCGAGGTCGACGCCGACGACGCCTGGCAGCTGCCGCAGTTCGAGCGCGAGCTCGCCCGGGCCCGCGCGAGCGCCGACGAGAGCGACCCCGGCGTACCGCTCCGGCTGGCCGACGTCCGCGCGCTGCTCCAGGCCCGCCTCGCCGGTCGCCCCACGCGCGCCAACTTCCGGACCGGGATGCTCACCGTCAGCACCCTCGTCCCGATGCGCTCGGTGCCCCACCGGGTGGTGTGCCTGGTCGGTCTCGACGACGGCGTCTTCCCGCGGACCAGCGGCGTCGACGGCGACGACGTGCTCGCCCGGCGTCCGCTCGTGGGCGAGCGCGACCTGCGCGGCGAGGACCGCCAGCTCCTGCTCGATGCCGTGCTCGCGGCGGGGGAGCGGCTGATCATCACCTACACCGGCGCTGCCGAGCACACCGGCCAGGAGCGGCCGCCCGCCGTACCGCTGGGCGAGCTGGTCGACGCCCTCGACCGCACCGCGGCCACCCCGGCCCGTCCGGTCGTCGTCGTGCGGCACCCGCTCCAGGCCTTCGACCCGCGCAACCACACCGCCGGCGCCCTGGTCGGTGCCGGGGCGTTCAGCTTCGACCGGGCCTCGCTGGCCGGGGCGCGGGCGGCGGTCCGCGAGCGCACCGCGCCGCCGCCGTTCCTGGCCGACCCGCTGCCGCCGGCCCCCGCCTCGGCCGGGGACGTGACGCTCGCCGACCTGGTCGGCTTCGTGCACCGCCCGGCCCGGACCTTCCTGCGCCGGCGCCTCGACGTGGCCACGCCGTTCGAGCCCGACCAGGTCGCCGACGCGATCCCGGTCGCGCTCAACGGGCTCGAGGTCTGGCAGATCGGCGACCGGCTGCTGCGCGAGGTCCTCGCCGCCGACGACCCGGCCGCCACCGCGACCGCCGTGATGACCGCCGAGCAGCTGCGCGGCTCGCTGCCGCCCTTCGACCTCGGCCGCGCGGCGCTGACCGACGTGGTCAAGGAGTGCCAAGAGCTGTTCGCCCGCAGCGCCGCCCTGCGCGCCGGCACGCCCCGCACCGTCGACGTCGACGTCGACCTGGGTGGCGGACGCCGGCTCACCGGCACCGTCCCCCGCGTCCACGGCAACCAGGTCGTCTCGCTGTCCTACTCGCGGCTCAAGCCCAAGCAGCGCCTGGCCTCCTGGCTCGACGTGCTGGCGCTGACCGCCACCCACCCCGACGAGAACTGGACCGGCCACGCCGTCGCCCGCGCCAAGGCCGGCCCCCAGCGCGCGCTCGTCGGCCCGCTCGACCACCGGGCGACCGAGTGGCTCCACGCCCTCGTCGCGCTCTACGACGAGGGGCTGACCCGGCCGCTGCCGATGCCCCTCGACACCGCCTACGCCTGGGCCGACGCCCACGCCAAGGAGCTGCGCGGCATGGACGCCGACCCGGTCGAGGCCGCCGCCCGCGCCTGGGTCACCGACCCGTTCAACCAATGGGGGATCAAGGGCGAGGACGACGACCCCGCCCACCGCCGCGTCTACGGCCACTCCGCGCCGGTGACCGCGCTCGTCGACGCCGGGCTGGCGTCGTACGCGTGGACGGTGTGGGAGCCGTTGCTCGCCGGCGCCGAGAAGGTGGGCCATCTATGA